In Trueperaceae bacterium, the DNA window GAGGCCGACGCGGACGACGTGGACGACGCGGACGCGACCGACGACGGGTCCGACGCCCCCTGGGACGACGACGACGCACCGAGCGCCGACGCGGCCTGGGACGCGCCCGACGGCCCGGCGTGGGTCGCGGCGGACGGGGTCCGGAGGTGACGCCGTGAAGTGCCCGCACTGCACGTCGAACGACACGCGGGTCGTGAACTCGCGCCCCTCCGACGACGGGCACGCCATCCGCCGGCGGCGCGAATGCGGCGACTGCCACCGGCGCTTCACGACCTACGAACGTACGCAGCTCGAAGCGCTCATGGTGCGCAAGCGCTCCGGGAAGGTCGAAGCGTTCGCGCCCGACAAGCTGCTGGAGAAGCTGCGGGTGGCGACGAACAAGCGCCCCGTCACCGAAAAGCAGTTGCGGGAGTTCGCCTACGGCCTCGAGGACGCCGTGCAGACCGCCCGCATCGAGGCCGAAGAGATCGGGAGGCGGACGCTGGCGTTCCTCAAGGACCTCGACGACGTGGCCTACATCCGCTTCCTGAGCGTCTACCGCGACTTCGATTCGGTCGAACGGTTCATCGAGGAGATCCGCCAGTTGGGCGGCGACCCGGAGATCGACGCCGCCGTCGAGGCGAAGGTCGCCGAAGCCCGCGACGAGGACGGCGACGCCTGAGCGGCCGCCGGCCCCGCCGCGCGCGGCGCACCCCGGCGTCCGGCGGTGCGCCCCAGGCCAAGGTCCCCGCGGCGTTCCTCGAGCGGCTCCGCGCGACGCTGGGGGACGACGCGGCGGACGCCGTCCGCAGCCACCTCGAGGGCCGCCCGGCGGCGGGCCTGCGG includes these proteins:
- the nrdR gene encoding transcriptional regulator NrdR, whose protein sequence is MKCPHCTSNDTRVVNSRPSDDGHAIRRRRECGDCHRRFTTYERTQLEALMVRKRSGKVEAFAPDKLLEKLRVATNKRPVTEKQLREFAYGLEDAVQTARIEAEEIGRRTLAFLKDLDDVAYIRFLSVYRDFDSVERFIEEIRQLGGDPEIDAAVEAKVAEARDEDGDA